From a single Geotoga petraea genomic region:
- a CDS encoding RsmD family RNA methyltransferase has translation MSLKIETGYMKGLTFDTVKSSKTRYTPGQLRRTLTNIFDFNGSNMLEIFSGSGGVSFEFISNGLNHSHLIDVNGKSISIIKKNANKLKVTDKISAIKGDFRSVIPSLIDNAMSFNYIFADPPFNLGFCNELVKFLDVNHLILKDGGYFILERSKHENYSVDFLKHLKLDESRDYGDIDIDIYYK, from the coding sequence ATGTCATTAAAAATTGAAACTGGTTATATGAAAGGTTTAACTTTTGATACAGTTAAAAGCAGTAAAACCAGATATACTCCTGGTCAACTAAGAAGGACTTTAACTAATATTTTTGATTTTAATGGTTCTAATATGCTGGAAATATTTTCTGGAAGCGGAGGAGTATCTTTTGAGTTTATAAGTAATGGTTTGAATCATTCTCATTTGATAGATGTAAATGGGAAATCCATATCAATTATAAAAAAGAATGCAAATAAATTAAAAGTTACAGACAAAATTTCTGCAATAAAAGGAGATTTTAGATCTGTTATTCCCTCATTAATTGATAATGCGATGAGTTTTAATTATATTTTTGCAGACCCCCCTTTTAACTTAGGCTTTTGCAATGAATTGGTTAAGTTTTTAGACGTTAACCATTTGATTCTTAAAGATGGTGGATATTTTATTCTTGAAAGATCTAAGCATGAAAATTATTCTGTAGATTTTCTTAAACATTTAAAATTAGACGAATCAAGGGATTACGGAGATATTGATATCGACATATATTATAAATAG
- a CDS encoding N-acetylmuramoyl-L-alanine amidase family protein, translating to MKLKKNILIILMLLSVITLFSQNVFFQWRSLDEDYYVEKDGKYYYDLEMMTHKANKNLTVNNDTLYYISNGKWKVFIFPKNNMMIINSQESYSFSEEDKHYIDGKLYLSAEIIAKALNLELINSSAGIFFNIPLARVDSINTYIKKESARTIIEFSSEVNPKIYPLTNETGYLVIVENAQIPGNFIEKEYNNKIEYITAYHQTSTIVWIKIKINVKHSVKKTFEPSRLILDFAFEESEFPVVVLDPGHGGWEPGAVGLGKTLEKDLTLKVAKRAKEMLANYSIETYLTRDSDQYIDLHGRAKFSNDKNADLFISIHLNSFPTYPSTRGSELYYFDFSKSTYARMIAWKENLDFNKDKDLLESWTNIKETSISDSFDFAEILEKHIENKGFKNRRIEPAEFAVLRYTRSPAILFELDFLSNEAVEKKFNDGDYVEDFAEIIKDAVIEYFDIK from the coding sequence ATGAAATTAAAAAAAAATATCTTAATCATACTAATGCTTCTTTCTGTGATAACTCTTTTTTCTCAGAATGTTTTTTTTCAATGGAGAAGTTTGGATGAGGATTATTATGTTGAAAAGGATGGAAAGTATTATTATGATTTAGAAATGATGACACATAAAGCTAACAAGAACCTTACAGTAAATAATGATACTCTCTATTATATATCGAATGGCAAATGGAAAGTTTTCATATTCCCAAAGAATAATATGATGATAATAAATTCTCAAGAGTCTTACTCTTTTTCTGAAGAAGACAAACATTACATTGATGGTAAGTTGTATTTATCTGCTGAAATTATTGCAAAGGCACTTAACCTTGAATTAATAAATTCCTCTGCTGGGATATTTTTTAACATTCCATTAGCAAGAGTTGATTCTATTAATACTTATATTAAAAAAGAATCCGCAAGAACAATTATTGAGTTTTCTTCTGAAGTTAATCCAAAAATATATCCTTTGACAAATGAAACAGGATATCTTGTGATAGTTGAAAATGCACAAATTCCAGGTAATTTTATTGAAAAAGAATATAACAATAAAATTGAGTATATAACAGCTTATCATCAAACGTCTACTATTGTTTGGATAAAAATCAAAATTAATGTAAAACATTCTGTAAAAAAAACATTTGAACCTTCGAGATTGATACTGGATTTCGCATTTGAAGAATCGGAATTCCCAGTCGTGGTTTTGGATCCCGGACATGGTGGCTGGGAACCAGGTGCAGTGGGATTAGGAAAAACACTTGAAAAAGATTTGACTTTAAAAGTAGCCAAAAGAGCAAAAGAAATGTTAGCAAATTATTCTATTGAAACGTATCTAACAAGGGATTCTGATCAATATATAGATTTACACGGTAGAGCAAAATTTTCTAACGATAAAAATGCTGATTTATTCATTAGCATACATTTAAACTCATTTCCAACTTATCCTTCAACAAGGGGATCAGAATTATATTATTTTGATTTTTCAAAATCCACTTATGCCAGAATGATAGCTTGGAAAGAAAATTTAGACTTTAACAAAGATAAAGATTTGTTAGAAAGTTGGACCAACATTAAAGAAACTTCAATTTCTGATAGTTTTGATTTTGCTGAGATCTTAGAAAAACACATAGAAAATAAAGGATTTAAAAATAGACGAATTGAGCCAGCCGAGTTTGCAGTGCTTAGGTACACAAGGAGCCCAGCAATACTATTTGAACTTGATTTTTTAAGCAATGAAGCTGTTGAAAAAAAATTCAACGATGGTGATTATGTTGAAGATTTTGCTGAAATAATAAAAGATGCTGTAATTGAATATTTTGATATAAAATAA
- a CDS encoding M23 family metallopeptidase, with translation MHSTRKKKAIIITLLLIISLNIFAYDYYVQSGDNLTKISKKTGIDIQVIVEKNEFLLNQKYLQIGQKINIPEENVFEYTIKYGDNIYKISKYFFIKPEEILHANNIKNPNQIFYNQKLKIPFDKIGECFNVSSNWPVMGYVTSNYGYRIHPVYKVKKFHEGIDIAAPKGTPIFSTANGIVEEIKEDSGYGKHVIIKSFDKKYIYAHMSEFNVVPGMVVKKGDMIGKVGNTGLSTGNHLHYQINNIYNSSLDPLNFLGDIRYAYIYEESYLAMGGE, from the coding sequence ATGCATTCTACAAGAAAGAAAAAAGCAATTATTATAACATTATTGCTTATAATATCATTAAATATTTTTGCCTATGACTATTATGTTCAATCTGGAGATAATCTTACAAAAATTTCAAAAAAAACTGGAATTGATATACAGGTTATAGTTGAAAAAAATGAATTTTTATTAAACCAAAAATATTTGCAAATTGGTCAAAAAATAAATATTCCAGAAGAAAATGTTTTTGAGTATACAATAAAATATGGAGACAATATCTATAAAATTTCAAAATATTTTTTCATTAAACCAGAAGAGATTCTACATGCAAACAACATAAAAAATCCCAATCAAATTTTTTATAATCAAAAACTTAAAATACCATTTGATAAAATTGGTGAATGTTTTAATGTTTCTTCAAATTGGCCGGTTATGGGTTACGTGACATCAAACTATGGATATAGAATTCATCCGGTATATAAAGTTAAAAAATTTCATGAGGGGATAGATATTGCTGCGCCAAAAGGGACACCCATATTTTCCACTGCAAATGGAATTGTAGAGGAAATAAAAGAAGATAGTGGATATGGAAAACATGTTATCATAAAAAGTTTTGATAAAAAATATATTTACGCTCACATGAGTGAATTTAATGTTGTACCTGGTATGGTTGTTAAAAAGGGAGATATGATTGGAAAAGTTGGAAACACAGGATTATCTACAGGTAATCATTTGCATTATCAAATTAACAATATATACAACTCGTCCCTTGATCCATTAAACTTTTTAGGTGATATAAGATATGCTTACATATATGAAGAGAGCTACTTAGCTATGGGTGGAGAATAA